From Nocardioides sp. HDW12B, the proteins below share one genomic window:
- a CDS encoding TerC family protein: MNVPTWLWWTTIGLTVAILAFDVLIVGRRPHEPSKRELIIALSTYIGMALVFGLGILYFSGGTYATEFYAGWLTEYSLSVDNLFIFIIIMAKLGVPREYQQEALLIGIILALVFRGLFIAAGAAVIANFSWVFYLFGAFLIYTGAKLAKEGPEDEDEYQENRFVTWVRTVLPHTDEYRGGKVWLRENGKFLFTPMFAVIVALGTTDLLFALDSIPAIFGLTREPYIVLTANIFALMGLRQLYFLLGNLLERLVYLSYGLAVLLSFIGVKLILTAMHENELPFINGGEHIEWAPTIPTVVSLGAIVVILGVTTVASLMSSKDSPAEERDRHTGPRGH, translated from the coding sequence ATGAACGTTCCCACCTGGCTCTGGTGGACCACCATCGGTCTGACCGTCGCCATCCTGGCCTTCGACGTCCTCATCGTCGGCCGTCGCCCGCACGAGCCCTCCAAGCGCGAGCTCATCATCGCGCTGAGCACCTACATCGGCATGGCGCTCGTCTTCGGGCTCGGCATCCTCTACTTCTCGGGCGGCACCTACGCCACGGAGTTCTACGCCGGCTGGCTGACCGAGTACTCGCTGTCGGTCGACAACCTCTTCATCTTCATCATCATCATGGCCAAGCTCGGCGTGCCCCGGGAGTACCAGCAGGAAGCGCTGCTCATCGGCATCATCCTGGCGCTGGTCTTCCGCGGCCTCTTCATCGCCGCCGGTGCGGCGGTCATCGCCAACTTCAGCTGGGTCTTCTACCTCTTCGGCGCCTTCCTCATCTACACCGGCGCGAAGCTGGCCAAGGAAGGACCGGAGGACGAGGACGAGTACCAGGAGAACCGGTTCGTCACCTGGGTCCGCACCGTGCTGCCCCACACCGACGAGTACCGCGGCGGCAAGGTCTGGCTGCGCGAGAACGGCAAGTTCCTCTTCACCCCGATGTTCGCGGTGATCGTGGCGCTCGGCACCACCGACCTGCTGTTCGCCCTCGACAGCATCCCGGCCATCTTCGGCCTGACCCGTGAGCCCTACATCGTGCTGACGGCCAACATCTTCGCCCTCATGGGGCTGCGCCAGCTCTACTTCCTGCTCGGCAACCTGCTCGAGCGCCTGGTCTACCTCAGCTACGGCCTCGCCGTGCTGCTGAGCTTCATCGGCGTCAAGCTCATCCTGACCGCGATGCACGAGAACGAGCTGCCCTTCATCAACGGCGGCGAGCACATCGAGTGGGCTCCCACCATCCCGACCGTGGTCTCGCTCGGCGCCATCGTGGTCATCCTCGGCGTCACGACCGTCGCCAGCCTGATGTCGTCGAAGGACTCGCCCGCCGAGGAGCGCGACCGGCACACCGGCCCCCGCGGCCACTGA